The following are from one region of the Capsicum annuum cultivar UCD-10X-F1 chromosome 1, UCD10Xv1.1, whole genome shotgun sequence genome:
- the LOC124899260 gene encoding uncharacterized protein LOC124899260: protein MMKNNFFFFRSSTNDANKTPSPPLKSKEVSSWRSVSLSSGSFYDSGSGKKNFTDLRKSPHGHSKKVHPKKSGHDLSRDLSAPVLIRTIRILTKEKVQIASEVSSMPRNQVVEWASAKEEASILQAELDSRTRRLETKKNELQSILKKELDRRSSDWSLKLEKYQIEQHRLRERASRAECLSTKGNLFI, encoded by the exons atgatgaagaacaacttcttcttttttcgatCATCAACTAATGATGCAAACAAGACCCCTTCACCACCATTAAAGTCCAAGGAAGTTTCTTCTTGGAGGAGTGTTTCATTATCATCTGGATCCTTCTATGACAGTGGGTCAGGAAAAAAGAATTTCACAGATCTGAGAAAATCTCCCCATGGTCACAGTAAGAAAGTTCATCCTAAGAAATCTGGTCATGATTTAAGCCG AGACCTTAGCGCTCCGGTGTTGATTCGGACTATTAGAATATTGACAAAGGAGAAGGTACAAATAGCTTCTGAAGTTTCAAGCATGCCACGGAATCAAGTTGTTGAATGGGCTTCTGCTAAAGAAGAAGCCAGCATATTACAGGCAGAACTAGATTCACGGACACGAAGATTGGAGACAAAAAAGAATGAGTTACAATCAATACTGAAAAAGGAGTTGGATAGAAGATCCAGCGATTGGTCTCTAAAACTTGAGAAATACCAAATTGAACAACATAGACTCCGTGAAAGGGCGAGCAGAGCAGAATGTCTCTCTACAAAGGGAAATCTCTTCATTTAA
- the LOC124899263 gene encoding calpain-type cysteine protease DEK1-like isoform X2 — protein MLSVEIAVKEALLARGESHFTDQEFPPNDRSLFMDPDNPPSKLQVVSEWMRPTDIVKEKHLGNHQCLFSGVANSSDVSRDGWVIVGF, from the exons ATGCTTTCAGTGGAAATAGCTGTGAAGGAGGCTCTCTTAGCAAGAGGAGAATCACATTTCACTGATCAAGAGTTTCCTCCCAATGACCGCTCGTTATTTATGGATCCGGACAATCCCCCATCTAAATTGCAG GTTGTTTCTGAATGGATGAGGCCTACTGATATAGTGAAAGAGAAGCATCTGGGTAATCACCAATGCTTATTTTCCGGAGTAGCAAATTCTTCAGATGTTTCCAG GGACGGCTGGGTGATTGTTGGTTTCTAA
- the LOC124899263 gene encoding calpain-type cysteine protease DEK1-like isoform X1 yields MLSVEIAVKEALLARGESHFTDQEFPPNDRSLFMDPDNPPSKLQVVSEWMRPTDIVKEKHLGNHQCLFSGVANSSDVSRLCYSCFILFAQRTAG; encoded by the exons ATGCTTTCAGTGGAAATAGCTGTGAAGGAGGCTCTCTTAGCAAGAGGAGAATCACATTTCACTGATCAAGAGTTTCCTCCCAATGACCGCTCGTTATTTATGGATCCGGACAATCCCCCATCTAAATTGCAG GTTGTTTCTGAATGGATGAGGCCTACTGATATAGTGAAAGAGAAGCATCTGGGTAATCACCAATGCTTATTTTCCGGAGTAGCAAATTCTTCAGATGTTTCCAGGTTGTGCTACTCTTGCTTCATACTGTTTGCTCAAA GGACGGCTGGGTGA